The Macaca fascicularis isolate 582-1 chromosome 1, T2T-MFA8v1.1 genome includes a window with the following:
- the TAGLN2 gene encoding transgelin-2 — MANRGPAYGLSREVQQKIEKQYDADLEQILIQWITTQCRKDVGRPQPGRENFQNWLKDGTVLCELINALYPEGQAPVKKIQASTMAFKQMEQISQFLQAAERYGINTTDIFQTVDLWEGKNMACVQRTLMNLGGLAVARDDGLFSGDPNWFPKKSKENPRNFSDNQLQEGKNVIGLQMGTNRGASQAGMTGYGMPRQIL; from the exons ATGGCTAACAGGGGACCTGCATATGGCCTGAGCCGGGAGGTGCAGCAGAAGATTGAGAAACAGTATGATGCAGATCTGGAGCAGATCCTGATCCAGTGGATCACCACCCAGTGCCGAAAGGATGTGGGCCGGCCCCAGCCTGGACGCGAGAACTTCCAGAACTGGCTCAAGGATGGCACG GTGCTATGTGAGCTCATTAATGCACTGTACCCCGAGGGGCAGGCCCCAGTAAAGAAGATCCAGGCCTCCACCATGGCCTTCAAGCAGATGGAGCAGATCTCTCAGTTCTTGCAAGCAGCTGAGCGCTATGGCATTAACACCACCGACATCTTCCAAACTGTGGACCTCTGGGAAG GAAAGAACATGGCCTGTGTGCAGCGGACGCTGATGAATCTGGGTGGGCTGGCAGTAGCGCGGGATGATGGACTCTTCTCTGGGGATCCCAATTGGTTCCCTAA GAAATCCAAGGAGAATCCTCGGAACTTTTCGGACAACCAGCTGCAAGAGGGCAAGAACGTGATCGGGTTACAGATGGGCACCAACCGCGGGGCATCTCAGGCAGGCATGACTGGCTACGGGATGCCACGCCAGATCCTCTGA